One window of the Pyrus communis chromosome 17, drPyrComm1.1, whole genome shotgun sequence genome contains the following:
- the LOC137722124 gene encoding F-box/kelch-repeat protein At3g06240-like, giving the protein METPRTKRMRHCSNSNRNLMDLDNDNLVNIFSRLPVESVCSVGCVSKALHNIVSRPSFLNQHMSSLVTTNAAAEVPQLVIVSQSKKKYMAELIAMQSFEYDGNTLEMRRDKTRIVSKIMSWWYEYFFNVHFVFCNLICLKDRHNGSRCVLLNPLKGEAVMLPTCIVQVPEHLKTTVFSYYWFGMGFDNTTSTHKVVRVCADSEYNYYVAHVYVLGTRLWREICSVPPCDLTVKNLSAYGDMHWLIRRATTGRAQANIRHCMSILSFDFKKEEFGWNIPDPPLRNMPRKFHSVQRFHLINLRGSLSVVDASSDKHLDIWMLKNYDEKEWVLGHRIEARMINAECRYRSYRLWTCCEWEHGIFFKRSRKSNSTVVLLDLRTVCIHRVKCPIYQKGLYTSIFSYTSSLISLKCYGNLIPLKRYGKPIEAEESRRSGSFMNIWHLCN; this is encoded by the coding sequence ATGGAGACACCGAGGACTAAAAGGATGAGGCACTGCAGCAACAGTAACAGAAACTTGATGGACCTGGACAACGATAACCTGGTCAACATTTTCTCTAGACTGCCGGTGGAATCAGTTTGTTCCGTGGGATGTGTCTCGAAAGCCTTGCACAACATAGTCAGCCGCCCCTCGTTTCTTAACCAACACATGAGTTCTCTTGTTACTACCAACGCTGCTGCTGAAGTACCTCAACTTGTGATTGTTTCTCAGTCCAAAAAAAAGTACATGGCGGAGCTAATTGCCATGCAATCATTTGAATACGATGGCAATACTTTAGAAATGAGAAGAGATAAGACGAGGATTGTCTCAAAGATCATGTCTTGGTGGTACGAATATTTTTTCAATGTACATTTTGTTTTCTGCAACTTGATTTGCTTGAAAGACAGACACAATGGAAGCCGGTGCGTGCTGTTAAATCCGTTGAAGGGCGAAGCTGTGATGCTCCCGACTTGTATCGTCCAAGTTCCGGAACATCTAAAAACAACAGTATTCTCTTATTAttggtttggtatgggatttgACAACACGACTAGTACACACAAAGTTGTTCGGGTTTGTGCAGATTCGGAGTACAACTATTATGTTGCTCATGTTTATGTGTTGGGCACAAGATTATGGAGAGAGATCTGCTCAGTTCCTCCCTGTGATTTAACGGTCAAGAATTTATCAGCATATGGCGATATGCACTGGTTAATTCGTCGCGCAACAACTGGAAGAGCTCAAGCAAATATTCGCCACTGTATGAGCATACTGTCTTTCGATTTCAAGAAAGAGGAGTTCGGTTGGAATATTCCTGATCCCCCCTTAAGAAACATGCCGCGTAAGTTCCACTCTGTCCAGCGCTTTCACTTGATTAATCTGAGAGGATCTTTGTCCGTCGTTGATGCTTCATCAGATAAACACCTTGACATATGGATGTTGAAAAACTATGATGAAAAAGAGTGGGTTTTAGGTCACAGAATAGAAGCCAGAATGATTAATGCAGAATGTCGGTATAGAAGTTATAGGCTTTGGACTTGTTGCGAATGGGAGCATGGGATTTTTTTCAAACGTTCGAGAAAGAGCAACAGCACTGTAGTCCTTTTGGATCTAAGAACTGTTTGCATACATCGAGTAAAATGTCCGATATACCAAAAGGGGTTGTATACGAGCATCTTTAGTTATACCAGTAGCTTGATTTCCCTGAAATGTTATGGGAATTTGATTCCGCTAAAACGTTATGGGAAGCCGATTGAAGCAGAAGAAAGTCGTCGCAGTGGTTCCTTTATGAACATTTGGCATTTATGTAACTGA
- the LOC137723723 gene encoding serine/threonine-protein phosphatase PP1-like: MEGLDALIQRLLEGRVNRGKKIQLTESEIRQLCITAKEVFLRQPNLLELEAPINVCGDIHGQYPDLLRLFEYGGFPPDANYVFLGDYVDRGKQSIETICLLLAYKVKFPDNFFLLRGNHECASINRIYGFYDECKRRFSVRLWKLFTDCFNCLPVAAVIDDKIFCMHGGLSPELNSLEQLRAIERPVDVPDQGLLCDLLWSDPDRDIKGWGENDRGVSYTFGADKVAEFLMKHDMDLICRAHQVVEDGYEFFAERQLVTIFSAPNYCGEFNNAGALMSVDASLLCSFQIVKPWRGKAPQVE; this comes from the exons ATGGAAGGATTGGATGCGCTGATACAGAGACTGTTGGAAGGCAGGGTTAACAGAGGTAAAAAGATTCAGCTAACTGAATCCGAAATCCGGCAACTTTGCATCACTGCCAAAGAAGTCTTCCTCCGGCAGCCTAATCTTCTCGAATTGGAAGCCCCCATCAACGTTTGCG GTGATATACACGGGCAATATCCGGACCTCTTGCGATTATTCGAGTATGGAGGCTTCCCACCGGACGCCAACTATGTGTTCCTTGGAGACTACGTAGACAGAGGAAAACAAAGCATAGAGACAatatgccttctccttgcatacAAAGTCAAATTCCCGGACAACTTTTTCCTCCTCCGAGGGAACCATGAATGTGCTTCCATCAACCGAATCTATGGATTCTACGATGAGTGTAAACGCCGCTTCAGCGTCCGGCTATGGAAGCTCTTCACAGACTGCTTTAATTGTTTACCTGTGGCTGCAGTCATAGATGACAAGATCTTCTGTATGCATGGTGGCCTGTCTCCTGAATTGAACAGCTTGGAACAACTCAGAGCCATCGAAAGGCCGGTTGATGTGCCGGATCAAGGGCTTTTGTGTGACCTACTTTGGTCGGATCCGGACAGGGACATTAAAGGGTGGGGTGAGAATGATAGGGGTGTTTCTTATACCTTTGGGGCAGATAAGGTTGCAGAGTTCTTGATGAAACATGATATGGATCTCATATGCCGGGCTCACCAG GTTGTCGAAGATGGATATGAGTTCTTTGCAGAACGGCAGTTGGTGACCATATTCTCGGCGCCAAACTATTGCGGAGAGTTCAACAATGCAGGTGCATTGATGAGTGTGGATGCAAGTTTGCTTTGCTCATTTCAAATAGTGAAACCCTGGAGAGGGAAAGCTCCTCAGGTAGAATGA
- the LOC137723430 gene encoding cell division control protein 2 homolog C-like, whose amino-acid sequence MEKYEKLEKVGEGTYGKVYKAKDKATGQLVALKKTRLEMDEEGVPPTALREVSLLQMLSQSLYIVRLLCVEHVDSKEGKPVLYLVFEYLDTDLKKFIDSHRKGPNPGPMPPSLVQSFMYQLCKGVAHCHSHGVLHRDLKPQNLLLDKERGILKIADLGLGRAFTVPLKSYTHEIVTLWYRAPEVLLGSAHYSTGVDMWSVGCIFAEMARRQALFPGDSEFQQLLHIFRLLGTPSDKQWPGVSSLRDWHVYPQWEPQNLARAVPALEPEGVDLLAKMLKYDPAERISAKAALDHPYFDTLDKSQF is encoded by the exons ATGGAGAAGTACGAGAAGCTCGAGAAGGTCGGCGAAGGCACGTACGGCAAGGTCTACAAGGCGAAAGACAAAGCCACCGGGCAGTTGGTGGCGCTGAAGAAGACGCGCCTTGAGATGGACGAGGAGGGCGTGCCGCCCACTGCCCTCCGCGAGGTCTCGCTCCTCCAGATGCTCTCTCAGTCACTCTACATCGTTCGATTGCTCTGCGTCGAACACGTCGACAGCAAAGAGGGGAAGCCCGTCCTGTACTTGGTGTTCGAGTATTTGGACACCGATCTCAAGAAGTTCATCGATTCACACAGGAAGGGGCCGAATCCTGGGCCGATGCCGCCGTCGCTGGTGCAGAGCTTTATGTACCAGCTGTGCAAGGGGGTGGCGCACTGCCACTCCCACGGCGTCCTCCACCGCGATCTGAAGCCGCAGAATCTGCTTCTTGACAAGGAAAGGGGGATTCTGAAGATCGCTGATCTCGGACTCGGCCGCGCATTCACTGTGCCTCTCAAGAGCTACACGCACGAGATTGTTACTCTCTGGTATAGAGCGCCCGAGGTTCTGCTCGGTTCGGCTCACTACTCCACTGGCGTTGATATGTGGTCCGTAGGATGCATCTTCG CGGAGATGGCGAGGAGGCAGGCTCTTTTTCCGGGAGATTCTGAGTTCCAGCAGTTGCTTCACATTTTCAG GCTGCTAGGAACACCATCTGACAAGCAGTGGCCAGGAGTTTCTTCTCTGCGAGATTGGCACGTGTATCCGCAGTGGGAGCCTCAGAACTTGGCTCGTGCTGTTCCTGCTTTGGAGCCTGAAGGAGTTGACCTCCTAGCC AAAATGCTTAAATATGATCCAGCTGAGCGAATCTCCGCGAAAGCTGCCCTTGACCACCCTTATTTCGACACCCTGGACAAGTCTCAGTTCTGA
- the LOC137722484 gene encoding 2,3-bisphosphoglycerate-independent phosphoglycerate mutase-like — MGGSGFDWKLPDHPKLPKGKVIGLIVLDGWGEANADQYNCIHVAETPVMDSLKKGAPERWRLVRAHGTAVGLPTEDDMGNSEVGHNALGAGRIFAQGAKLVDAALASGKIFEGEGFKYVKESFATNTLHLIGLMSDGGVHSRLDQLLLLLKGASEHGAKKIRVHVLTDGRDVLDGSSVGFAEILENDLAKLREKGVDAQVASGGGRMYVTMDRYENDWSVVKRGWDAQVLGEAPYKFKNAVEAIKTLRAEPNANDQYLPPFVIVDDSGKPVGPIVDGDAVVTFNFRADRMVMIAKALEYADFDKFDRVRVPKIRYAGMLQYDGELKLPSRYLVEPPEIDRTSGEYLTYNGVRTFACSETVKFGHVTFFWNGNRSGYFNDKMEEYVEIPSDSGITFNVQPKMKAVEIAEKARDAILSGKFEQVRVNLPNGDMVGHTGDIEATIVACKAADEAVKIILDAIERVGGIYVVTADHGNAEDMVKRNKTGQPLLDKSGNIQILTSHTLQPVPIAIGGPGLAPGVRFRKDLPSGGLANVAATVMNLHGFQAPSDYEPSLIEVADN, encoded by the exons atggggGGCTCAGGATTCGACTGGAAATTGCCGGACCACCCTAAGTTGCCGAAGGGGAAGGTCATCGGACTCATCGTTTTAGATGGGTGGGGCGAGGCCAACGCCGACCAGTACAACTGCATCCATGTCGCCGAGACCCCCGTCATGGATTCGCTCAAGAAG GGTGCTCCTGAAAGATGGAGGTTAGTGAGAGCACACGGAACTGCCGTGGGACTTCCCACAGAGGATGATATGGGCAACAGTGAAGTGGGTCACAATGCCCTCGGCGCCGGGCGTATTTTTGCCCAGGG TGCTAAGCTTGTTGATGCTGCACTTGCTTCCGGGAAAATTTTCGAGGGAGAAGGTTTTAAGTATGTTAAGGAATCCTTTGCGACTAACACATTGCATCTCATTGGTTTAATGAGTGACGGTGGAGTTCATTCTCGGCTTGATCAATTGCTA TTGTTGCTTAAAGGAGCTAGTGAACATGGTGCTAAAAAGATCCGTGTTCATGTTCTCACTGATGGACGTGATGTTCTGGACGGTTCAAGTGTGGGATTTGCAGAAATCCTTGAAAATGACCTTGCGAAATTGCGTGAGAAAGGTGTGGATGCACAGGTTGCGTCTGGTGGTGGTCGTATGTATGTCACCATGGATCGTTATGAG AATGATTGGAGCGTCGTAAAACGAGGATGGGATGCCCAAGTTCTTGGTGAAGCTCCCTATAAATTTAAGAATGCAGTTGAAGCTATCAAGACGTTGAGGGCGGAACCAAACGCCAATGACCAGTATCTACCTCCTTTTGTTATTGTTGACGACAGTGGAAAGCCTGTTGGCCCGATCGTGGATGGTGATGCTGTTGTTACATTCAACTTCCGTGCTGACCGTATGGTTATGATTGCCAAGGCACTTGAGTATGCCGATTTTGACAAGTTTGATCGAGTTCGAGTCCCAAAAATCCGTTATGCCGGTATGCTTCAGTATGATGGTGAGCTGAAGCTTCCAAGCCGTTACCTTGTAGAACCCCCAGAGATTGATAGAACATCTGGTGAATATCTTACGTACAACGGTGTCCGCACTTTTGCCTGCAG TGAGACTGTTAAGTTTGGCCATGTCACTTTCTTCTGGAACGGCAATCGTTCTGGTTATTTTAACGATAAAATGGAGGAGTATGTAGAAATTCCAAGCGATAGTGGAATCACATTCAACGTCCAGCCAAAAATGAAGGCAGTCGAGATTGCTGAAAAGGCTAGGGATGCTATTCTTAGTGGAAAGTTTGAGCAG GTTCGTGTTAACCTTCCAAATGGCGACATGGTGGGGCACACAGGCGACATTGAGGCCACAATTGTTGCTTGCAAGGCTGCTGATGAAGCCGTCAAG ATAATTCTTGATGCAATCGAGCGGGTTGGTGGAATTTACGTCGTCACTGCTGATCATGGTAACGCTGAGGATATGGTGAAGAGAAATAAGACCGGGCAACCTCTTCTCGACAAGAGTGGCAACATTCAAATTCTTACTTCCCATACTCTACAGCCA GTCCCAATTGCAATTGGAGGTCCTGGACTTGCACCCGGAGTCCGTTTCCGCAAGGATCTTCCTAGCGGCGGGCTGGCCAATGTTGCTGCAACTGTGATGAACCTGCATGGATTCCAGGCTCCTAGCGACTACGAGCCATCCCTCATCGAAGTTGCTGACAACTAG
- the LOC137723669 gene encoding protein LURP-one-related 8-like has protein sequence MTKVYPNTANANTVPACEPQRLKSSGSDDENATILTVWKKSLLLSCNGFTVFDSKGNLVFRVDNYLAGHKGEIVLMDASGKPLLTIRRKRLSLGDNWVVYDGETDVNPRFCATKHVNILKNKCLAHMTSANSCKGSGSPKNYDNKNAVFYQMEGSYAERCCAVYDSKRRGVAEIKRKEAVGGVALGVDVFRLIVQPDMDTAVAMSLVILLDQMYGTSRR, from the exons ATGACAAAGGTGTACCCGAACACTGCAAATGCCAACACTGTCCCCGCCTGCGAGCCTCAGAGGCTCAAGAGCTCCGGCTCCGACGACGAAAACGCGACGATCCTGACGGTGTGGAAGAAGTCCTTGCTGTTGAGCTGCAATGGGTTCACGGTGTTCGACTCCAAGGGCAATTTGGTCTTTAGGGTTGATAACTACTTGGCCGGCCATAAGGGCGAGATCGTCCTCATGGACGCCTCCGGCAAACCTCTCCTCACCATCCGTCGCAAG CGGCTGAGCTTGGGGGACAACTGGGTGGTGTACGACGGAGAAACCGACGTGAATCCGCGGTTCTGCGCGACGAAGCACGTGAACATCCTCAAGAACAAGTGCTTGGCGCACATGACCTCAGCCAACAGCTGCAAAGGTAGTGGCTCGCCGAAAAACTACGACAACAAGAACGCGGTGTTTTATCAGATGGAAGGGTCGTACGCGGAGCGGTGCTGCGCGGTGTACGACAGCAAAAGGAGGGGGGTGGCCGAGATCAAGAGGAAGGAGGCAGTGGGCGGAGTAGCGTTGGGAGTCGACGTCTTTCGCCTCATCGTGCAGCCCGATATGGACACGGCGGTGGCCATGTCCCTCGTCATCTTGCTTGACCAGATGTACGGGACGTCGAGGCGGTGA